The following proteins are co-located in the Gordonia polyisoprenivorans genome:
- the selA gene encoding L-seryl-tRNA(Sec) selenium transferase has protein sequence MGSPDPRRHIPRTDHLLADPDIAQDRTRLGDKVVREAIREAQDAARRGEIAPTDVAGSLIESLRRRRPSSARPVLNATGVIVHTNLGRAPLSAAAREAVAASAGYVDVELDLATGARSRRGTATREALLRACPAAGDALVVNNGAAALVLTTTALAIGREVVMSRGEMIEIGAGFRLTDLMASTGARLREIGTTNRTHAHDYLDAIGPDTGCVLKVHPSNFRVEGFTSEVSLPNLHEICAERGVPLVADLGSGLLHPDPLLPDEPDATSALRAGADLVIASGDKLLGGPQAGIMLGDADLITRLSRHPLARAVRTDKLTLAALEATLDGPTPPVTTALHADPDDLRRRAEHLAAQLDAPVVAHDGRVGGGGAPGVALPGWAIRLPEHLAFHLRTGDPAVLPRVHDGACLIDLRCIPEADDDAILTAVRSAVHATTTRAADTDGNI, from the coding sequence ATGGGATCGCCCGATCCTCGTCGACACATCCCGCGTACCGACCATCTACTCGCCGACCCGGACATTGCGCAGGATCGAACTCGTCTGGGCGACAAGGTTGTTCGCGAGGCCATTCGTGAAGCACAGGACGCTGCACGCCGCGGCGAGATCGCACCCACGGATGTTGCCGGTTCACTCATCGAGTCCCTGCGCCGACGTCGCCCGTCGAGCGCACGGCCTGTCCTCAACGCCACCGGCGTCATCGTGCACACCAACCTCGGGCGCGCGCCGCTATCGGCCGCGGCCCGGGAGGCGGTGGCGGCATCCGCCGGGTACGTCGACGTCGAACTCGATCTGGCCACCGGCGCCAGATCACGACGCGGCACCGCCACCCGCGAGGCCCTGCTGCGCGCCTGCCCGGCGGCCGGCGACGCCCTCGTCGTCAACAACGGGGCCGCCGCACTGGTCCTGACAACCACCGCGCTCGCGATCGGACGTGAGGTGGTGATGAGCCGCGGCGAGATGATCGAGATCGGCGCGGGATTCCGGCTCACCGACCTGATGGCGTCCACCGGCGCGCGCCTACGCGAGATCGGCACCACCAATCGCACCCACGCGCACGACTACCTCGACGCCATCGGCCCCGACACCGGCTGCGTGCTCAAGGTGCATCCGAGCAACTTCCGGGTCGAGGGATTCACCAGCGAGGTGAGCCTGCCGAATCTGCACGAGATCTGCGCCGAGCGCGGCGTCCCGCTGGTCGCCGACCTCGGCTCCGGACTCCTGCACCCCGATCCCCTGCTACCCGACGAACCCGACGCGACCTCGGCGCTACGGGCCGGCGCCGATCTCGTGATAGCCAGCGGCGACAAACTTCTCGGTGGCCCGCAGGCCGGCATCATGCTCGGTGACGCCGACCTCATCACCCGACTCTCCAGACATCCCCTGGCGCGGGCGGTCCGAACCGACAAGCTCACCCTCGCCGCCCTCGAGGCCACCCTCGACGGGCCGACCCCGCCCGTCACCACCGCACTGCACGCCGATCCCGACGACCTCCGCCGCCGCGCCGAACACCTTGCGGCGCAACTCGACGCACCCGTCGTAGCCCACGACGGTCGGGTTGGCGGGGGTGGCGCCCCCGGTGTCGCGCTACCAGGTTGGGCGATCCGGCTACCCGAACACCTCGCATTCCACCTGCGGACCGGCGACCCGGCGGTGCTGCCCCGTGTGCACGACGGTGCCTGTCTGATCGACTTGCGGTGTATTCCCGAGGCCGACGACGACGCCATCCTCACCGCCGTCCGCTCGGCCGTGCATGCCACCACCACCCGCGCGGCCGATACCGACGGAAACATCTAG